In a genomic window of Phycodurus eques isolate BA_2022a chromosome 2, UOR_Pequ_1.1, whole genome shotgun sequence:
- the LOC133415504 gene encoding small EDRK-rich factor 2-like isoform X2: protein MTRGNQRELARQKAAKKATETGKGKRSEDGLSAAARKQRDAEIMQQKQKKADGGEKDNPKSK from the exons ATGACCA GGGGAAATCAGCGTGAGCTGGCACGCCAAAAGGCTGCCAAGAAGGCTACCGAGACCGGCAAAGGGAAGCGAAGTGAGGACGGGCTCTCTGCTGCCGCTCGTAAGCAGAG GGATGCTGAAATAATGCAGCAAAAGCAGAAAAAGGCGGACGGTGGAGAGAAAGACAATCCAAAGTCCAAGTGA
- the LOC133415504 gene encoding small EDRK-rich factor 2-like isoform X1, giving the protein MTSGYRHIYIYRGNQRELARQKAAKKATETGKGKRSEDGLSAAARKQRDAEIMQQKQKKADGGEKDNPKSK; this is encoded by the exons ATGACCAGTGGGTATcgacatatatacatttacC GGGGAAATCAGCGTGAGCTGGCACGCCAAAAGGCTGCCAAGAAGGCTACCGAGACCGGCAAAGGGAAGCGAAGTGAGGACGGGCTCTCTGCTGCCGCTCGTAAGCAGAG GGATGCTGAAATAATGCAGCAAAAGCAGAAAAAGGCGGACGGTGGAGAGAAAGACAATCCAAAGTCCAAGTGA